The nucleotide window TGTTATGAAGAGGGTAAATCTTGTTTAGATCAGGCTAGAGTTTGCCTAAAACAGGCGCATCATCATTCTCAAACACAAGAACAAGAAGAAAAATATTTGGTTACGGCGGAGAAATTTTTTACTCAAGCCAAAGAAAAATTCAAGATAGTCTATAAAAAAACCGAACCCTATGATTATTTGGTGGCGAGACAAAGAGTTGTATTGGGAAATTTGTTGGCTCAAACTTATCTCGAAAGAGGGGATGTTTTTAAAGAGCTTGACTTAACGGAAAGGGCGCGTGCAAGTTATAAAAAAGCTTTAACTTATTTACATCATAACGCGAAAGACGAAGCAGAAAAAAGGCTGAATGGTTTACCGCCTAAACCGTCTCTGCTATCGAAGATTGTGCCTAAATGGGTTGTATCGAGAGCTCAAGGCTCAGAGCAAAATAAAATCGCTCATCAACATATTTTAAAATCTTTGTTGGTGTGTACGCCGGCGATGTCTCGCAGCCTGACTTCATCTATAGTGCAGAGCGATATTTCTTTCTTTGAGCGCAATCCGCTCGCGCTGCAATTGGGGCCGTGGCCGGTCGGCAAGGTAGGGTTTGCTGATATTGCGAATACACGATATCTAGCCCACTATCTGCAGCAGCCTAATTTGCCTGATGAGCAGCGAGTACTATTGCGTCAATTAGCGTTTGAAGTGCTTGAGGTTTTTGGAACTAAAATTAAAAGTCCTGAGCAAATCCAAGAAATTATCCCTTTAGCTACGATCCCAGATAAAGAACTTTATAAACAGCTGATTAATATCCTGGCGCAAGGACTCAATCCGGGAGACTTCTCTGTGCTTAATTTGCCTTTGGTGAAAGGTTTGACAGCGATATTGCAAGATTGCCCAACCGCGCTCTTAATAAGAGAGAAAGGTCTTGATCGGGGAATCAGCAAGAATGGTATTGAGCCGGGGTCTTTGATGCCGCTCCTAGATGTATTAGAAAGGTGCTTAGAAGCCGCGTGTAAAGGGAGAAGTAACGAGAATCTAAAAGAACTGCTAAAAGCTATTACGCAATTATTTGATGTGATAGGGCGCACCAGCACGCCGGACTTCAGTCTCGATGATCATAAGGGGTTACTTGCTACTCTGAGTATGCTGATTGGACGTGAAGACACCGCATTAGCTTACCAAGCTTCCTGTGCATATCAGGCCTGTGCGCAGATTCTAAGTGTCCGGAGCATTTGGCAAAATGCATTAAGTCCTTTGTATGAGGTAGGCGGCGGCATGGTCTGCTTGAGCGGCGCAGTGGTGGGCTTCGAAGTAGAAAAACTTATCGAGGCGGGTAAACATTTTTATAGTGCTTGGACAGATACTCAGGTGATCCGCCATGATTCATGGTATCAGGCGCTATGGTTTGCAGATGTGTTTTTGCAGACAAATAAATTAGTCGAATTTGAACATTTTGTGCGGAATAGCTCTGATAATCAAAATAAAAATTTTTTATTGGGTTTGTGTCAGCGTTTAGAGCAACTCGTTGTTAAACACCGGGATCTTAAAACCCGGCAGAGCGCATTCTGGTTTTTACAAAGTTTGTATCAAGACAATGAAGTGTGGGGCGGGCATAGCGAGGTGAAAGCAAGTGCGCTCGAAGCTATACAACGAGTGCAGAAGTTTCCAGTTGGAAGCCGGCACAGGTTTAGGTTTGAGGCAAGCGACTTTATCGAACCAAAACCTTTGAGCCAAGAATTACTGACGCACGCTGTCAACCGACTGCATCTGCCACGGCGGCAACAAAAACTGGCGAATTTTGCGGCGACAATAGTCATCAATAATTCACTGGGCACTCAAATTCAGGAGCTCAAAAGCGTGCGCTTGGAGTATCTTGAA belongs to Mycoavidus sp. B2-EB and includes:
- a CDS encoding NACHT domain-containing NTPase encodes the protein MAVDIFALRGGVQQAKSLSGSCQTKGSSSSLLTGNSNGSVQTGSLHSSLGLRVTGARSAPMLEKCYEEGKSCLDQARVCLKQAHHHSQTQEQEEKYLVTAEKFFTQAKEKFKIVYKKTEPYDYLVARQRVVLGNLLAQTYLERGDVFKELDLTERARASYKKALTYLHHNAKDEAEKRLNGLPPKPSLLSKIVPKWVVSRAQGSEQNKIAHQHILKSLLVCTPAMSRSLTSSIVQSDISFFERNPLALQLGPWPVGKVGFADIANTRYLAHYLQQPNLPDEQRVLLRQLAFEVLEVFGTKIKSPEQIQEIIPLATIPDKELYKQLINILAQGLNPGDFSVLNLPLVKGLTAILQDCPTALLIREKGLDRGISKNGIEPGSLMPLLDVLERCLEAACKGRSNENLKELLKAITQLFDVIGRTSTPDFSLDDHKGLLATLSMLIGREDTALAYQASCAYQACAQILSVRSIWQNALSPLYEVGGGMVCLSGAVVGFEVEKLIEAGKHFYSAWTDTQVIRHDSWYQALWFADVFLQTNKLVEFEHFVRNSSDNQNKNFLLGLCQRLEQLVVKHRDLKTRQSAFWFLQSLYQDNEVWGGHSEVKASALEAIQRVQKFPVGSRHRFRFEASDFIEPKPLSQELLTHAVNRLHLPRRQQKLANFAATIVINNSLGTQIQELKSVRLEYLEGARKKEYIAPRGMNLTSVSEPSESLESFDLDQKVEQFFVSEQKTLLLLGAAGSGKTEFSQHLERQLWRQYHASTEFSGEPIPVLIPFSPQKIYAENLISHFFQERGFSLQQIEMLRKTRHFVFILDGYDKVRRGNEGFFERNRLDEWHAKFVITSRPEYLEAGDEGQFHTPGKAELLQIGQLAPFSDGEINLYIKKYGADLKGAKRDVAAYEEALDKFDLKFLKRTPFILKTLLETITMLDKQAASLTQARIYEEFMTHWFAYHHARLENEKEPAEFIQQGIQFSQKIALEMCQDNQDNQSRWRLSNEDAIEEHLSCYPAPLIRQYACQAQDALPIPRYQFIDPSLQAYLVARALSADMQQPIRKSASLNQVSLAGEPAVLAFLTESEKHKSDFEEKCFAWIKNAQLDHEYQLGAQNASALLVNAGVPLDRKKSSEIKEAPRKNISQSLSFIQFEGMDLGKLLLPACRNPSFTLDVGVGNMVNRVEWMGGRYSSDSIDRQHPWGHKKSLSWRLSFGPDMMSAVFGGNALDSGEKRRSNVSELWPRLQISA